The following proteins are encoded in a genomic region of Glycine soja cultivar W05 chromosome 17, ASM419377v2, whole genome shotgun sequence:
- the LOC114394131 gene encoding probable galacturonosyltransferase-like 1 produces the protein MKSNPKSKTPPHLLYYLLIILSLLFFFPCVSSTQQFKEAPQFYNSPNCPSIEHNICSEEAVHVAMTLDTTYIRGSMAAILSVLQHSSCPQNTFFHFVCSSNDNTNASLLRATISNTFPYLNFQLYPFHDAVVSGLISTSIRAALDCPLNYARSYLANLIPPCVKRVVYLDSDLVLVDDIAKLATTSLGENNNVLAAPEYCNANFTSYFTPTFWSNPSLSLTFADRKQKACYFNTGVMVIDLERWREGDYTRKIEEWMELQKRMRIYELGSLPPFLLVFAGNIVSVDHRWNQHGLGGDNFRGLCRDLHPGPVSLLHWSGKGKPWVRLDANRPCPLDALWAPYDLLRTPFSFDS, from the coding sequence atgAAGTCCAATCCAAAATCAAAAACACCACCCCACTTATTATACTACCTTCTAATAATCCTCTCCTTACTGTTCTTCTTCCCGTGTGTATCCTCTACCCAACAATTCAAAGAAGCCCCTCAATTCTACAACTCCCCAAACTGCCCCTCAATTGAACACAACATATGCTCCGAGGAAGCCGTCCACGTGGCAATGACACTCGACACGACATACATCCGAGGATCCATGGCGGCGATCCTTTCCGTCCTCCAACACTCTTCGTGCCCCCAAAACACCTTCTTCCACTTCGTGTGCTCCTCCAATGACAACACCAACGCGTCCCTCCTACGCGCCACAATCTCCAACACATTCCCCTACCTGAATTTCCAACTCTACCCCTTCCACGACGCCGTCGTTTCGGGCCTCATCTCCACCTCCATCCGCGCCGCACTCGATTGCCCCCTCAACTACGCGCGCAGCTACTTGGCCAACCTCATCCCGCCCTGCGTGAAGCGCGTGGTGTACCTCGACTCCGACCTCGTACTCGTCGACGACATCGCCAAGCTCGCGACAACCTCGTTGGGAGAAAACAACAACGTTTTGGCGGCGCCGGAATATTGCAACGCGAACTTCACCTCGTACTTCACTCCCACGTTCTGGTCGAACCCTTCTCTGTCGCTAACGTTCGCGGACAGAAAACAGAAAGCGTGTTACTTTAACACGGGGGTGATGGTGATTGATTTGGAACGGTGGCGCGAAGGGGATTACACGAGAAAAATCGAGGAGTGGATGGAGCTTCAGAAGAGGATGAGAATCTACGAACTTGGTTCGTTGCCGCCGTTTTTGCTTGTGTTTGCGGGGAACATTGTTTCGGTGGATCATAGGTGGAACCAACATGGTTTAGGAGGGGACAATTTTCGAGGTCTGTGTCGGGATCTGCACCCAGGTCCGGTGAGTTTGTTGCATTGGAGTGGGAAGGGGAAACCATGGGTGAGATTGGACGCTAACAGGCCTTGTCCTTTGGATGCGCTTTGGGCACCTTATGATCTATTACGTACCCCCTTTTCTTtcgactcttga